A stretch of Dietzia lutea DNA encodes these proteins:
- a CDS encoding Zn-dependent alcohol dehydrogenase translates to MTELIRAAVLNSAPGKLDIERLTLAAPAADEVRVRIAYAGLCHSDLHEMDGTFPTEVPILLGHEASGVVEEVGAHVLGIEPGDHVVTCLSVFCGRCRYCTAGRPTLCENRSALSQGPNPRRLVNTAGVSVRPTAGIGAFAEQCVVHQNALAVIPSSMPLAQASILGCAVTTGYGAVVHRAQVPPGATVAVIGTGGIGIAAIQAARVCGAASIIAVDVVDGKLARAAACGASATVNARVDDPVEVVRQLTGGGVDFAFEAVGNARTVAQSVAMLAPGGTATVVGMVPANPPIEVDGSDLIFTEKTLQGCFMGSNRFRTDIHSFVSMYEQNRLDLDGMISSTVAFEDINAGFAEMASGDGTRTLVAIGADA, encoded by the coding sequence ATGACCGAGCTGATCCGGGCCGCGGTCCTCAACTCAGCCCCCGGCAAACTCGACATCGAACGACTGACACTGGCCGCACCGGCGGCCGATGAGGTACGTGTCCGGATCGCCTATGCCGGGTTGTGCCACTCAGACCTGCACGAGATGGACGGGACATTCCCCACCGAAGTGCCGATCCTACTGGGGCATGAGGCTTCCGGTGTGGTCGAAGAGGTCGGGGCACATGTCCTAGGCATCGAACCCGGCGACCACGTTGTGACCTGTCTGTCGGTGTTCTGCGGCCGCTGTCGCTACTGCACCGCCGGACGCCCTACCCTGTGCGAGAACCGTTCCGCGCTATCGCAGGGCCCCAACCCTCGACGGCTCGTCAATACCGCAGGAGTATCAGTACGTCCGACCGCCGGCATCGGTGCCTTCGCCGAGCAGTGTGTGGTGCATCAGAACGCGCTCGCGGTGATCCCCTCGTCGATGCCCTTAGCGCAAGCCAGCATCCTGGGTTGTGCGGTCACCACGGGATACGGCGCGGTCGTCCACCGTGCCCAAGTACCCCCCGGTGCCACAGTGGCGGTTATCGGCACAGGCGGCATCGGGATTGCCGCCATCCAGGCCGCACGCGTCTGTGGCGCAGCGAGCATCATCGCGGTCGACGTCGTCGACGGGAAATTGGCGCGTGCGGCGGCGTGCGGCGCCTCGGCCACAGTCAACGCTCGAGTCGACGACCCTGTCGAGGTCGTGCGTCAGCTGACCGGGGGCGGAGTCGACTTCGCGTTCGAAGCGGTCGGTAATGCCCGCACCGTCGCCCAGTCGGTGGCGATGCTGGCACCCGGTGGCACAGCCACAGTTGTCGGAATGGTCCCCGCTAACCCACCCATCGAAGTCGACGGAAGCGACCTCATCTTCACTGAGAAAACGCTGCAGGGTTGCTTCATGGGAAGCAACCGATTCCGTACGGACATCCATAGCTTTGTGTCGATGTACGAGCAGAACCGACTAGACCTCGACGGCATGATCAGCAGCACCGTGGCGTTCGAGGACATCAACGCCGGATTCGCGGAGATGGCTTCTGGTGACGGCACTCGCACACTCGTCGCGATTGGAGCAGACGCATGA
- a CDS encoding glutamine synthetase family protein, which produces MADHISQTDLSQWLNSHNIRRVRTEGTSLDSGLIGKALSPAKAVGTLDSGVGFVDLVFGSDLHNNPEFGFAWPSWRGDMVDVFLKPDLSTLVQWSPNEASVLGNFHDRLGNPLSVCPRGMLQRAYERIKDAGYTAKVAIEIEATVFEEDIYTARAKGFRDLTPLGGSAGFCYNMTKDDRWHEYMAAVSDRLDELGIAWDACNDEAAVGQVEVNISITDPVNACDSWTRVRQVMREVAFELGRTVTFIAKWCDAYGQASHINLSLAKSDGSNAFYASEGISDDLRHFLGGVMETVAPTTALAFPWITSYRRVADFEGPPSTVTWGVANKTTAIRAVVDHPKQSRIEYRVPGADTNVYVVLAAILASGLNGLQNAIEPPEPFVGVAYGLPDGLVERLPDTIGKALTILENDTVLRSVLGEEFVDYWIGRKRWEWRQYHNHGGEPESPITDWELTRYFELV; this is translated from the coding sequence ATGGCTGATCACATTTCGCAGACCGACCTTTCGCAGTGGTTGAACAGCCACAACATCCGACGAGTCCGAACCGAGGGGACAAGCCTGGACTCCGGATTAATCGGCAAAGCCCTCTCGCCGGCAAAGGCCGTGGGCACCCTGGACTCAGGCGTCGGGTTCGTCGATCTGGTGTTCGGCTCGGATCTGCACAACAACCCGGAGTTCGGATTCGCCTGGCCATCCTGGCGCGGCGACATGGTCGACGTCTTCCTCAAGCCCGACCTGTCGACACTGGTACAGTGGTCACCAAACGAGGCATCGGTTCTCGGGAATTTCCACGACCGGCTCGGAAATCCTCTGTCCGTGTGCCCTCGAGGAATGCTGCAGCGCGCGTACGAGCGCATCAAGGATGCCGGCTACACCGCCAAAGTGGCAATCGAGATCGAGGCCACGGTGTTCGAGGAGGACATTTACACTGCGCGCGCCAAGGGCTTTCGCGACCTAACCCCATTGGGCGGCAGTGCTGGCTTCTGCTACAACATGACTAAGGACGACCGCTGGCATGAATACATGGCCGCGGTATCAGACCGACTCGACGAGCTCGGGATCGCATGGGACGCCTGTAACGACGAAGCGGCCGTCGGACAGGTCGAGGTGAACATTTCCATCACTGACCCTGTCAACGCGTGTGACTCCTGGACTCGAGTACGGCAGGTCATGCGCGAGGTGGCCTTCGAACTGGGCCGAACGGTCACATTTATCGCGAAGTGGTGTGACGCATACGGACAGGCCTCCCACATCAACCTGTCACTGGCTAAGTCCGATGGCAGCAACGCATTCTATGCATCGGAGGGTATCTCCGACGACCTCAGGCATTTCCTCGGCGGAGTCATGGAGACCGTCGCGCCCACGACTGCCCTGGCTTTTCCATGGATCACGTCCTACCGACGAGTCGCAGATTTTGAGGGACCACCCTCTACGGTCACCTGGGGGGTCGCCAACAAGACCACCGCTATCCGCGCCGTCGTGGACCATCCGAAGCAATCGCGCATCGAATACCGGGTACCCGGAGCAGACACCAATGTGTACGTGGTTCTCGCCGCAATCCTCGCTTCCGGGCTCAACGGTTTGCAGAACGCCATCGAGCCGCCGGAACCGTTCGTCGGAGTGGCCTACGGACTTCCCGACGGCCTGGTGGAGCGACTGCCCGACACGATCGGCAAGGCACTGACCATTCTGGAGAATGACACGGTGCTGCGTTCAGTCCTGGGCGAAGAATTCGTGGACTACTGGATCGGCCGCAAGCGTTGGGAGTGGAGGCAGTACCACAATCACGGCGGAGAGCCGGAGTCTCCCATCACCGACTGGGAGCTAACCCGCTACTTCGAGTTGGTGTGA